The Anguilla anguilla isolate fAngAng1 chromosome 2, fAngAng1.pri, whole genome shotgun sequence genome contains the following window.
tggataagagtgtctgataAATGCTAGTAAAGTAAATTAAAAGTCCTCTTCTGTAGGAAATGATGAGGAACCTTCCAGAAGCATTCCTTGCACGTTTCCCCAGCCTGATCAAAGCGCAGATCCACACCAAGGTCACGGAAACCAGCGTGGCAAAGAGAATGATGGGATGCCTGCTCTCTTTGCTAAAATCCAGTGGTAGGTGACAGGTGGGGTGTGCTAACTCATGTGGGGATACATTGAAAGgtgccaccccacccccccaccccccccccccacccgcccccccacccccccaaaaccagTCCAGGCTCCAAGACCTCTCGTGTTTGTCACTGAGCGCTCCACAGACAGCTTGCTAGGAAATGTGATTGTGCTGCATGGCCGTGAATGTGTAAGAGGAACACTTTGAACCGCTGAACCCTGGAAGGGGCTGGCGCCGTCTGATCCGCGTGGGTGGTCTGGTCTCGCCCCCGCGGGCCCTGCTCGCCGCTCCGATGTGGTCTGCCGAAAATGAGAAAACTTGAAaggctttttgtgttttttcctctttaaagtAGAAGTGCTACGTGTAGCTAGTCTGGCAGCAGTAGTACTGGTTACACCAGTAACCGTAGTAAAATTCCTGTTTGTATTCTGTCTTTGTCTCGCATCAGTCACTGTTGCTTTTAATGTAGAACAGACCTTGTTAATATCACAGTCTAAAGGACATTTTATGTCTTTTACTTCATAGCCCATTAAAATTTCCATGGGTGAAAAGTCCATTCCTTGAGATTCTCTCACAAAGAAGATCTGAAAATAGCCCAcacagcacaatttttttttttattgttgcatgTACTTCTGTGCTTATGTGTTAACAAGGTTTCTCTTGTTGGTGTGCTAGCTGTGAAGTTTCTTTACAAGCTATGAAGCGTCTGTTTCTGAGAGAGAGCAAATTGTAAGACCTGTAGCATAAGCAGTGGTGGAGGCACTAGTTCTCCGTGCGAAGCTCACTGAGTTGAGCATCTGTATTGTAAGTAGATTATctgtgctctttctctccctctcttttgttTGCACAGGCTCGCAAGGTGCTTTCTGTACAGTGAAGCAGAGCGATACAAGGATGCTGGACCTATACAGAGCACTGGGCCACTTTGAAGAGGTGAAAGTAGAAGGAATCCAAAATGATGTGATGATAATGGGAAGGAGCCTGTGATGGTATAAATGCACACATGGAAAATAAGAGATGTTGATCTGTGGTttaaatggaagaaaataatttctaaaaaaaagtgCTCAAATTACTACAGGCTGTGTGCGGTGTTGAAGAAAAGCTCAAGAACAACTCAGggagggaaaacaaaatggctgcttaaATTTTACGATGCTTTGTTAATTTGTGGTCCACATTAATGGGTCCAGATTGCACATTGAGGAGAAAAGCTCGCACATGCATTTAGCTTTCTAAGCTGTCATTATGTGAAACAGCAGATGCTGAATACATGAGAAACTTACTGTAATGCTAGATGTAATACTTCATCTGGATGCTTTTGAATAAACAGAGAACACATATTACACATCAGCACTATACAGTATGTAAGATAAAAAATAAGTCAGTGAAAGTGATCTGCAAGGGTAAGTAGgactgaaatattcaaaaaacaataaacaacagTGAGAAAGATGACTGACCAACCATATTTAATTTGAGTTGAAAAACAGTGCAGATATCTCTCTGCATCATTACATAGCAATTCTCCCCCTCGTACAGGCAGAGTGCTCATATTAATTacaatgaatatatatttcattcaaGTTTAAGTTCTTCTTAAAATTTTGctagatttatttttgtaagagGAATAAACATGagtgaaatgtgcatttgtgcatttcttGGTTTATGAACACCTAGCTATTTTCTCCTGTCTTGTCCTCgacttaatttttcttttctgtatcAGGGTCCTTTCAAAATTTCTCTGTGAAGAGCAATGTGCACTAAAATGACTCATGAATATTATTGATAATTAAGTGGGGATAGGTTGTGTACGCACTGTGCACAGCACAGATTGTTTATATTTGAATACTTCTATGCAGGGGATTAACACTGATGAGGCAAAACATTATTGTCTGTTTCATTGGCCTACTTGATATTTATGTggatgttaaaataaaataatctgttttggagatgttttattaaaattagcTCAATCAAAGTGTTGTTGgtggtttcttttttcattctatCAGTGTGACCACCATTATCCCTGGTGTATGTTTTAAGTTATTTCACTAATAAGTCATATCTTGTTTCTCAAGCAGTTACTGCCACAGCAACCATCGATGGAAACTCGATTCAGAATCACTGAAATTATTCTTGCAAACATGTCATTCATTATGCGGTGCCATAACGATGAACAAGGGCAAATTGTGCTGTTTACTCATAGTcagaataatgttttatttatgatatAGGCCTAGGCCGAGGTCTGTTTCACGGCAGAATATTGTTTTTACAGTGAGATCAAGATCGTCTTTACACAAAAGTACGTGTGTGTTAATCGGAACATAAAACCAATATTAATGTCAGTCATAGAATGTTACTTATGTTAGGGACCGGTTCGAGTTCAGCAAAACTTAAATTGTGGATATACAACTTAGCATCTCTTACGTCTATTGTACGTCCCGTGGAATTATCTAAGAACAAGTGTTTCTCGTATTTACATCGCTGTTTAgcttaattgattttattttaaaaagcgtATGGATCAACAATAAACATCTGCAAACAATGTCATTTAGTGACGTTCCCCTAGTGCCTAACATTCTGACGAAATACTTTCTGCGACGCGGCAGCTTTCTTCATTGATTGTCGACAGCACAACGAAAACAGCTAGCTGAATAGCTagctaaatttacatttttctaaattaacTGTTGAAATGGCGTTCATGGAGGACGAATCGTCGGGGAGTGGGAGGGTAGGTCGAACAAGAATGGAAAGCTATTTTTTCAGTAAGTTTTCCCCCGCAAACGAATGTTCTGTAAAGTTACGATTCTAACTAGCGTTAGCTTATTTAGCCAGAGGCGGCACACGTGGGATCTTGCTACGTCTTGTCGTTCGTAAATGTAACGATTGCTTAGCCACGTGGGTATCCATGTTATATAAAATATCACAAATTGGTTATTTCGTGTGAGAGATATCATATGAATGTTTTCAGTTGAAGGATTAAACGTGTTATTTGTTTGGTACTAGGTTGTGAGTTGTCCTCCCAAGTCCCGTTCTACACGTTTCAAGGAGACGAAGATGAAAATGTAGAACATTATTTGGATATCCGGACGGTGGGTACTTAATTTTTTGCTAGCTAACCGTATTACCTACACAAAGTAATTATAGCGTCCTAATAAGGTGTAATGTGTTGTTTGATAAGCCTTTCTCTAAGATTGGCTTGCACCCTCAGCAGGATATTATTCTTTGCGTATTTTTCATCACTTCTGTATGCCATCAGCCCATGAGGAGTCTGTGTACTCTTTTACAACTGATAGAGGAGGAGAATGTTCATCAATAAAGTCATATACTAGTGGCCCCAGAGATACTTTTTATCTCTGGGGCCACTGGTGTTTTATGAAGCACAGTTCCTGACCTCAGTGACTACAGTTGTCGAGCTGCATGAATGGATAGCTAATGTGTTAATATGAGGTTCTGTAAGTCTTCCAATTAGATTAATAATACAGTAATGTAGGTAAGTAGTTTCTGGCATGGTTATTAGAAAATGTAGCCTAGTTATTACTCTGCTCAAACTTAGATTTGAGCTGAGTAATACTCAGGTCAATGAATATTCAGGTCAGTGAATATTCAGTTGTGATGAATGTGATTGGAAATGATTTCCTTTACTCTTGTCCATCCTCAGATTTTTGGCCTTGTGGTAGATGAAATTATTTGGGGACTGTAATACCCTTCTGAAACGGAAAATTGTAAAGTCAGtagtaaaattatatttgttgtaCTTTAAGCAAGGTAATACCCATGTTTGTTGATGTTACTACTTTATATGACCAAACGTATCTgggcaccccttggtctggagcTGTTGAGCTTtgtttcagtgaaggcaaatcctAATGatacctcactaatgctcttctggctgaatggaagcaaatccaggcggcaatgctccaacatcttgtaaaaagccttcccagaagagtggatgGATTAATCCATAATTCTGGATGAGATGGTGAacgtcaggtgtccacatacttttggccatgtagtgtatgtcaGCTCGTCACCCAGGAAGAGTGTGTCTGCTAAACACATATGGACAACagcaaataatacattttccatcATACACATTCTGTAATGTTTATATCTGTATGTCACACCACTTACTGCTTAAAAATAAAGGTAACAACATGCCACATTCATAAATCGGACAATACCTATGCGTGATAATCTTGGTAGAGGTAACATTTCTTACAATCACTGTCACCCTTTTGCAGGTCTGTCTGGGAACTGGAGCAAAAGAAGAGAGCAACGTAGTGGAGGTGACAGCCCTGAATCACCGGGGGAAGAAAGTCTCTGTGCCGGTGGCCAACCTTCACGTTTCCTGCCTGCCCATGGTAGCTGCACTCGCGCTGATGTTTGGGGACAGAATCCTCCCTGACGTCTGTGTTCTTTGTCCTTATGcagtcattcatttttctgGCAGGTGAGCATGGGGGAGTTTGAGGTGAAGGCCCCTGTGACTTTCAGGCTCAAGTCTGGAACGGGACCCGTCTGTGTGAGCGGGCTTCATCTCATTGGTGAGACTGCCAGCGCCCCCTAGTGGGTTGGGGGACAGGGGGTACACTTATCACACTCTATGACTCATAGTGTGGCAAACTTGCAGAAAAGGACCTGATGATGGTAGAATGATTCaggtgaaatgtgtttttgttgcagaCCTTGTTACACTATCCACATATAGGATCCAGCACTGGTTGTTATCAGTGTCAGCTGCTGAGTTGAAAATAGATTGGTTGGTAAACTTCtctttaaactgatcattgtctcaacctgttttcatgaattctccttgattaacaagtgcACTTCTTTCTCCACGCATTAGGgagattaaacaataaattcaatgtacaaaaatcatttttaatcactACACTTAATTTAATAAGTTGCACCACTCTGTTAACTAGCCTACCATGTTAGTTCTCAGCACAACCTCCTATCTAAAAAAACTTGCACTTCAGGATTGTTTAAATTACAAAAGCTGTGCATTGCAAATCTTTTCCATTAATATAATGTTAAGTGTCAGAGAATTAAGAGTAAATGtattcacaattttaaataatgcacaattttgtgatgcaaataaaaatatttttaatttctttatatAGATATTTATCTATCTTAATagcctaattgaggagaactaTCTGAGGATATTGAGTATTTTAagatattttattgtaatggGTTTGTTGTTAAGGGGAATGATTaaaaacaggttgagaccaataatcagtttaaggggaAGTTTTCAGCGTTgtcaattttcagctcagcagccaccaTTGCCTGTTGTTTCAAAGACAAGTTTGCATTCACACTGTTCAACACTGCGTTGAACTGTTTTCACTTATTGACATGTACGCAACATTTATGTAAGACAACAGCAAAATGTGTGGACACCAGTTCTTGTCCTCTAAAGCAATCCTCCCAGTTTAGAATACCCAGTCATTTTTTGACCATTCCCATTGCTATTGAGTGAAACCCTTTCCTCTGTGGGCAACACTAGCCAACTGCTAGTATTATGCTAGTACCAATTTTTTAGGACCAAATGACTGAGATGTAAAATACTGCGGTTCTTGGTCTAgccaaaaaatgtttattttatcatttataaatcAGAACCATTATATCTGTACTTTCTCCATACAAGATGGACAACGGCATATCCAGTGAATGTCCTTCGAAGGATTGGTCACAAATACAGTAGTCTGCACACTGTGTTGCCTAACCCTTCCAAAGCCTGTTGACATTAAGTGCATTGGAAGAATACAGTGTTTCTAGACTTTGATTTGATTCATCACTTTACAACCATTAAAGGACAGAAGCTTGCACACATACAGTTTCAAAATATCTCTCTTTATTGAGAATTGAAAAAATGCTAAGGATTTCTCAAAACATTGTGTGACTGTGGAACAGCTACTGCTGAGTATTTAGGAATAATCAGCCTTAACTGAAAAATACTAAGGTTATATTGCTGCCAGAATTACAAACAAAGACATAATATATAGGCTAGATCCAAAGAATGTACCCATTTACGTAAATCTTTTAAATTACAAAACTGACTCTGTATGCAAAGTACAGCAGGGAAAAGAATAGCTAAATTTAATGTAGGCTGTATCTATATCTGATAACTCTATAGCTCTTGtcctatatttaaaaattaaatgtaaaaataataaactacaTGTTTAACCACAGTGGTGGAGACCGGATAACATATGTTCAAGGCACCATGCATTTGTACAATTTGCTTGTGTCGGTGAAACCATACTGGGGAATATTCACCTTAACGTCTGAAATCGAATCCTAAGACATTAGCGCATTAGATATCTGTCACCCAGGAGAGGGAGTCCACCAGGTTATCCTCTTTTGAGTGTCTCCTAAACAGTGTCTCCTTTGCATGTAAGGCCCTCACAACCTCGGGTGGTGGTGTGCAAGTTGGGTCTTGGATGCATTTTTTGAATTGCATTACAGTACAATTCCAAAACCACACCGGTTTTGGCAGCCAGATCTCACAGCAGTCCTGTAAAGCTGTGGTTTAAAGAGACCGTGCCTTTGAGTGAGGTATGGAGACGTTTTATCTCAGTTCAGCGTTGGTGTAAATACAGCTGCAGACTGGGGCCAAAGCATGATTTGACTTCACTAATGATGCGCACGAGGTCACCTTCCCAAGCTTCAGTTAAAACACTGGGAGACGGGGTATGAATTATTCAGATTTGGTAGGGGATGTTAAACCCTTCACAGTGCTGCTTTATGACTATGGTAAATGCACAAGGCAGGAGAATGGCAGCAAGGTACCTTTGATTTCCCTTACCActaccccctccccttccccagccTTTGAGGATGATTCAGACTCTGAGGTATCAGAGGATTTGGAAGAGattgatgatgacatcatccccATCAAGCCAGCAAAGAAGCAGAAGCTCTGACTGATGTCTCCAAGGTATGTCTCAGATTACTCTTATGATTTTTTAATGCTACCCATATGTGCAGAACATGGCAGGAAATTATGGAAATAGGATGTATGCTAGATTATTTAGTTTAGAATCCAGTTTGGAAGTTTTGTTATTAGGATTCATTTTTCGGTaagttgtgtgtgggtgtgtgtttgtaataataatacatttcttatttaACATGCAGCTCAAGCCACGCCATGGAATGCTGAAGGTCTTCAGTGAAGGAAAAATTGAAGTGATGGTTGTTTTTCTAGTTGAAGCCAAGCACCTCTGATCAAgtggtttacatttttaaaaacattttcctgtacattttaacacattttacaatttgGAGTGCAAAGTCCATTTTCAGCTGCagttaaagagaaaaaatgaaatctttatAGGCTGAGCAGATAGCACACAAGATGGTCACTGTTCTGCTCTTTAGTAGCAATGTAAAGGACAGTCCATTTTGTTGCTACTGTGCaacttcagctgtgtgtgtatgtacatatatgttttgcatgcctttgtttttattttttttactgtaacagCATAGTCAAAGGAGAGCATGTTCATTGTTGAGCTCCTTTGTGGTTTCAGATAAGGGTACAGCACAGATGTAAGGgattggtgggtggggggtaggtTTGGGTCTTTGATATTGGGTGATGGGTAGCAGGAGGCCAATCttgtacatttatatacattatGTGAATAAAATTTGGTGCTGTtttcaaacttatttttttaaattcacttaaCCTTCACAGGAAGGGCTTACAGTTACACTTTGATCCGTAGACACGGCAAGCACACTTGGTAGAGGTTATGTCACGTCCTGAAGGAAGTAACCTCATGTGAAACGAGGTGGAGGGTGTGATCTTTCATCCCCATAAGGTCAGATATTCCAATAATctgctttgtgatgtcacaaacacCCCAAGACCCTCTTTCAGTTGGCTGATAATGAgactagtttttatttttgtcttctgcCACCACCCCCCATCTGAACAGCACTGCAGTAGTCCTGTGATGCCTGTGTCAGGGATACAGGAGGTGTTCCCCTCTACCAGGCCCCTACCTTAACCAGGGATTATATTATGTTTAAACAGGTGAggcctgtcttctagcagcaccGTGTTGTCACAACCACTGACGGCTCATCCATCTAGTAGGCCGTTTCCATGGCTGCACATGAGGTCATTGTGTACTCCAGCAGGAGCCTCACCTTTAATTTTCATTGGTAGGTCACATAAATTGTACACAGTTCCTCAGGTTATATAATTGGAATTCTTGGAAGGGAAGAAAGAGGTCATTTTCTTGCATATATCAGCATGATCCATTATGAGATCTGGGAAAGTGTTTGATTTCAGCATTACGTAATCCAAGGCAAATATCTGATCCTCTTAAGCACTTTGTGATCAGTCGGCAGGAACCAAACGCGGCCTCTAGGGGGAGCATGTGAGACCGCACCGTCTGGCCGGATCCATTTTAAACACTGAGTTGCCCCCAATTATTTCCTTGGCAATGACATGGCAATAGCAGCTGCCAATATACAATAAACACAGCAGCTCAACCACTCCTGATTCTACACAAAAGTGGCATTAGATGAGCTTATAATGGCTTTCCTCACAACTGTAACCCACAAAGACATGCAGCATACattataaaacaagaaaattttAAAGGCACCCAGGGTCTCTAAAAAACTAAACGTACTTGGTTGACTAATTTAATATTCCTgatataaattcattttaaaccttTCGTACAAGATCAAGAATCATTAACAACCATATTCTTGGTTTCTGGACacagaaagcatttttaacCAGCCCTGAACAGCActgttctcagtgtgtgctTGGTGTATCCCAAAACCCCTTTACCTGTACGTATTTTCAGTGCCCTGACAATGCTGAATCAAAGCAGAAGCTTTTGTGtgacagcccctcccccaatacGCGTCCATTTTGATTGGCCCCATTATAGGACCCTGCTACCATTTGCTCCAGTAACAAAAGGGACATATCCCACACATCCTGCCAGGTATTGAAGCCTGAAGAGGAGGGTTCATAGACCCTTGTTGAAGTAGACATAGCGGATGCCTTCGCCATACTGGGAGACGATGGAATTCCTTAGCTCAGGCTCCAGATTAGCGACGGCCATCGAGCTGGAAAAACCAGAGTGGGTGGAGGtagaggggtggaggggagagagaatatTTTAACCTGTGTTGAGGAAGAAGAATGCTCCACCATGTAAAAAATTAAGCAAAGAGTTTGTGATTCTTACCATCTCTGGGGAAATAGAGAGCAGGCAGCAGGCACCATGAAGACGAGGCTGCAAAataagaatgtgtttttttaagccAGAAATGGGAAGCGTGAAGAACAAAAGAGGATGTAAAGGGGTTCATACTCTTCACACAAATGGAGACAATACAGCTAGGCCCTGCTCTGTGGATAAAGTCCCTATAAGGGTGCTgttaaccacacacacaatggctcCTCTTAACTGTAGACCcataacctttgacctttagcCCTCAAAAATGGGAAATTCTTGCAAGAACTTTTAAGCTTTCTTTCCCCTTCTGGTTTCCTGGTCCTCGTCAACCTACTTGTGTAGCCAGTAGCAGAAAACAGCCTGAcgatgacatttaaaatgacaaagacGGCAGTCTTTACTTACAAGACTCCCACCATCATCACTTGCAATGGTCCATGGAGAAATGTTATTctctaaaacaaagcaaatatacacagaaaaattaaatggttttaaagCTTCAAAATGTCTTACATTCTTTATCCAATTCTGAATAACCAAAGTTATTGCATCTTGACTACAGCTTAAAAAATATCTCCAACATTCCATAAAGGTTTGTGTTACAAGACTAATAGCTGCATTACAGGACAGGACAGCACTGTGTTAGTGGACGGGGGAGTTTTTGGATTGGGCTATGCCACTGTATGCAGCAATGTAAGTGGTCAGGGTGTGCTAG
Protein-coding sequences here:
- the npm3 gene encoding nucleoplasmin-3 — translated: MAFMEDESSGSGRVGRTRMESYFFSCELSSQVPFYTFQGDEDENVEHYLDIRTVCLGTGAKEESNVVEVTALNHRGKKVSVPVANLHVSCLPMVSMGEFEVKAPVTFRLKSGTGPVCVSGLHLIAFEDDSDSEVSEDLEEIDDDIIPIKPAKKQKL